Proteins encoded in a region of the Triplophysa rosa linkage group LG6, Trosa_1v2, whole genome shotgun sequence genome:
- the cog3 gene encoding conserved oligomeric Golgi complex subunit 3, with amino-acid sequence MLLAMMASSTEQCLSELTEKETREKLSHWDRRTEPMAPLTDKQTDSILEIRAAAEESPIPPELPIEDICSLTSRSLRSSFTATLPESTEEVLLHGFQMLELGNERIQTAQQFFSWFSKLQAHMDQDEASKYRKTRDVLYSYQQQCDAILTDVNVALEHLDSLQKQYLFVSTKTGTLHEACEQLLKEQSELVDLARSIQEKLSYFNELENINTKLNSPTLSVNSEGFIPMLSKLDECVEYVSSHPSFKDHPVYLTKFKQCLSKAMHLMKSHTVNTLRNLTAQLTRRDPLGAPNVDNAFTLYYVKFRAAAPKVKRLIEQVEQRSGKIPEYQQLLDEIHQCYLDQREILLGPSINSTMTDLTSQNNKDHCALVRSGCSFMVHVCQDEQQLYNEFFSKPTSKLDELLEKLCLSLYDVLRPRIIHVVHLETLSELCGILKNEMLEDHVQNSVLQLGAFDAVVKQMLEDVQERLMYRTHIYIQTDITGYNPAPGDLAYPEKLEMMEKIAQSLKEEQMKLTSNSAFSDVQLEGSENKKLLLSDPRLQSTVSPADLHGMWYPTVRRTLVCLSKLYRCIDRAVFQGLSQEALSACIQSLLKASDVIKQNKTPIDGQLFLIKHLLIMREQIAPFHADFAIKEISLDLKKTREAAFKIFNPMTVPKFFRLNSHNAILEFLLEGSPEIKEHYIDSKKDVDRHLKAGCEQFIQQRTHMFVGSLEEFLTKVDALRTMAVQGGPTYNLSQQPWAQPAKINDVVMATYRILKNKLPGTLQSMSLYLANKDTEFILFKPVRNNIQQVFQRLHALLQEEYSGEDLQIIACPSMEQINLLLSVK; translated from the exons ATGTTGTTGGCAATGATGGCGTCGTCCACAGAGCAGTGTCTCTCAGAGCTCACTGAGAAGGAAACTCGGGAGAAACTGTCTCATTGGGACCGCCGAACCGAACCGATGGCGCCGTTAACCGACAAACAGACGGACTCGATCCTCGAGATTCGCGCAGCCGCAGAAGAGTCTCCGATTCCGCCTGAG CTGCCCATCGAGGACATCTGCAGTCTGACCTCTCGCTCTCTGCGTTCGTCTTTCACCGCCACTCTCCCCGAGTCCACAGAGGAGGTTCTCCTGCACGGCTTTCAGATGCTGGAGCTGGGGAATGAGAGGATCCAGACGGCTCAGCAG TTTTTCTCCTGGTTCTCAAAGCTCCAGGCTCATATGGATCAAGATGAAGCTTCTAagtacag GAAGACGCGGGATGTGTTGTACAGTTATCAGCAGCAGTGTGATGCTATCCTGACGGATGTGAACGTTGCTCTGGAGCATCTGGACTCTCTTCAGAAGCAGTATCTCTTTGTGTCCACTAAAACAGGAACGCTGCATGAGGCCTGTGAACAGCTGCTGAAGGAACAG TCAGAGCTGGTGGATCTGGCGAGGAGCATCCAAGAGAAACTTTCATATTTTAACGAACTGGAGAATATAAACACG AAACTGAATTCCCCGACGTTATCTGTGAACAGCGAGGGATTTATTCCCATGCTTTCCAAGTTAGACGAATGTGTAGAATATGTTTCATCACAT CCCAGTTTTAAAGACCATCCAGTCTATCTGACTAAATTTAAGCAGTGCCTGTCTAAAGCCATGCATCTAATGAAGAGTCACACGGTCAACACCCTGCGCAATCTCACCGCTCAGCTCACAAGGAGG GACCCGCTGGGCGCTCCAAACGTGGACAACGCCTTCACTCTCTACTACGTGAAGTTCAGAGCCGCGGCACCTAAAGTTAAA AGGCTGATCGAGCAGGTTGAGCAGCGTTCTGGAAAAATTCCCGA GTACCAGCAGCTGTTGGATGAGATTCATCAGTGTTATCTGGACCAGCGAGAGATTCTGCTGGGACCCAGTATAAACTCCACCATGACCGACCTGACCAGCCAGAACAACAAAGACCACTGCGCTCTG GTTCGCAGTGGATGCTCGTTCATGGTTCACGTGTGTCAAGACGAGCAACAGCTTTACAACGAGTTCTTCTCTAAACCCACATCCAAACTAGA TGAGCTGCTGGAGAAACTCTGTTTGTCTCTGTATGATGTTCTGAGACCTCGGATCATTCACGTGGTTCATCTGGAGACGCTCTCGGAGCTCTGTGGGATCCTGAAGAACGAGATGTTGGAGGACCACGTCCAGAACAGCG TGCTCCAGCTGGGAGCGTTTGATGCGGTGGTGAAGCAGATGCTGGAGGACGTGCAGGAGCGTCTGATGTACAGGACACACATCtacatacagacagacatcaCCGGATACAATCCTGCACCTGGAGATCTGGCCTACCCTGAAAAACTGGAGATGATGGAG AAAATCGCTCAGAGTCTGAAAGAGGAACAGATGAAGTTAACGTCCAACAGCGCTTTCTCGGACGTTCAGCTGGAAGGCTCGGAGAACAAGAAGCTTCTGCTCTCTG ATCCTCGATTGCAGAGCACAGTTTCTCCAGCGGATCTGCATGGCATGTGGTATCCGACTGTCAGACGAACTCTCGTGTGTCTGTCCAAACTCTATCGCTGTATAGAC AGGGCGGTGTTTCAGGGTCTGTCACAGGAAGCTCTGTCAGCCTGCATCCAATCCCTGCTCAAAGCTTCTGATGTCATCAAGCAGAACAAG ACTCCAATTGACGGACAGCTCTTTCTTATCAAACATCTGCTGATCATGCGAGAACAGATCGCACCCTTTCACGCTGACTTCGCCATCAAAGAGATTTCTCTGGATCTGAAGAAGACCAGAG AGGCTGCTTTCAAGATTTTCAACCCCATGACTGTGCCCAAATTCTTCCGTCTCAACAGTCATAACGCCATCCTTGAGTTTCTACTAGAG GGATCGCCGGAGATTAAAGAGCATTACATCGACTCAAAGAAGGATGTGGATCGACACCTGAAGGCTGGATGCGAGCAGTTCATCCAGCAGCGCACGCACATGTTTGTCGGCAGTCTGGAAGAGTTTCTCACCAAG GTGGACGCTCTGAGGACGATGGCCGTTCAAGGAGGACCGACATACAATCTCTCCCAGCAGCCCTGGGCTCAACCCG CCAAAATTAATGACGTCGTGATGGCAACATATCGGATATTGAAAAACAAGCTGCCCGGCACGTTACAAAGCATGTCTTTATATCTGGCCAATAAAGACACAGAGTTTATCTTGTTTAAGCCGGTCAGG AACAACATCCAGCAGGTGTTTCAGCGACTGCATGCGTTACTGCAGGAGGAGTACAGCGGCGAGGACCTGCAGATCATCGCATGTCCTTCAATGGAACAG ATCAATTTGTTGTTGTCTGTGAAGTAG